AAACAGGGAAGTttttccctggctagcgctgtagcgccctcctttaggcgttgtagcgctaggaccaggctgaactgccttggtttttccctccttcgatttctCCACTTCCAACCATAAAAACTTTATCCCAAACTCCATTTAAActtccaaatgaacccaaataccctacatacaagtcctaggcatcataacccaagcaacccttgccaaaatctcccatcaattctcaactatTAACCTTAAAAATCCagctgaaaaccaaaaggaaaacagggcaaaaaaccagagttttaatggctagaaacttacctcaagctcagtatggaaccttcttcaatggtggaacacaaccctagaccctcaaggtttgattccctagcttgattcctccaATGAAGCTcaaaaatacaaaaagaaaagaTGGAGGAATTTGGTTGGGAGACGAAGAGAAGGAAGCTCTATTTTTGCAagtttctacaaccttcaatggttatatctatccttaggtcaaaagaccatattgcccctagacTTAAATAAACCCTtatccaccaagggaaaaattgtcctttttcctctatctcgttaatcataattaacaccctccaattcttgttattcgcaatattctcaaatgctaataaatcatatctcattaccctttaattcccagtaatgttctaatcaccaaattaacccgagactcaccccgagcctcgaaatcaaccccgttatgaccaaactgctaacctgcattaaaagatcatctcatgccgaatggctcgaacaaatccacattgtaatgtggcctcatcaatagttcaccaatatgcatgaaaatacacaattatgccctcaacaggccaaattaccaaaatgcccctatcaagaaatgtggacccacatgcatgcatttatcatcatataataatataattcacataaacatgcatataatcatttaatggcataataaatcaattatggccctcccggcctactaatccaaccattaaacctcattagggattttggggcattacactataCTTGCACCAAATGTTGATGTTGAGAATGAGGATAAGGTAGAAGAAGAGGTTATTGAAGACCTTGAGAAGAAGCAGTCACCAGTGAGTTATGAGCACCACAtcaagattccatatcctcagCGACTTCAAAAGAAGACACTTGCCAAGCATTTTTCGAAGTTTCTAGACATTTTTcgaaaacttcacattaacatgccTTTTGccgaggcacttgaacaaatttcaagttatgtgaagtttatgaaggaaatcttgtcaaagaaaaagaagttggaggattatgagacagtggcGCTTACTGAGGCGTGCAGGGCTATTTTGcagaagaaactacctcccaagcttaacgATTTGGGTAGTTTCGCAACTCCTTGCTCAATAGGAGATACTGTTATGACCAAGGCCTcatgtgatttaggggctagtgtAAATTTAATGCCCTTATCTATTTTTCGGAAGCTGAAATTGGGAGAAGCTCTACCCACTACTGTGTCTTTACAAATGGCAGACAGCTCTGTTAAGCAACCTCGTGGAGTAATTGAGGATGCCTTAGTTAAGGTTGGTAAATTCATCTTCCCTGATGATtttattattctagatatggaggaAAATGCAAACATTCCCATAATTTTGGGAAGACCATTCTTAGCCATAGGGAGAGCACTAATGGATGTACAAAAGGGGGAGTTGAAGCTGTGAGTGCAAAATgaagaggtaacatttaatgtttttgcagcaactgATATTCCAACTTGTTTTAGAGTGGATGTGGTATGTAGTGGTGGTAGTAATTGTTAGGAAaactttatacaggatctttatttattttcatgtatatctaagaTTAAACAAATTagtacgagatagcctaaaacatgtttctaaaattgaattcaaagagaaaaaataaatagaatacttacagcatacgcagcggaattaaagagtccttccttcagtttctctaactcttgtatcttcTCTATCGTGgggtattatcaagaaactgaaccgatcttctattttcttcacagctttccaatgtatcattagaatcacctaaactagtgtgggcaattctcaacacatgagatagatatagagaagaagaagagaaaataatcaaagaggctttg
The Humulus lupulus chromosome 6, drHumLupu1.1, whole genome shotgun sequence DNA segment above includes these coding regions:
- the LOC133785827 gene encoding uncharacterized protein LOC133785827, with the translated sequence MLQAPPQAPLQSPQLPIAQDKTNELQAALLTLTNSQSQFMTETSSSIRNLEKQVGQLENMLQSRPRGNFPSNLEVNPKEQCNAISLRIWKKLEESIKKSIWILGHYTILAPNVDVENEDKVEEEVIEDLEKKQSPVSYEHHIKIPYPQRLQKKTLAKHFSKFLDIFRKLHINMPFAEALEQISRDTVMTKASCDLGASVNLMPLSIFRKLKLGEALPTTVSLQMADSSVKQPRGVIEDALVKVGKFIFPDDFIILDMEENANIPIILGRPFLAIGRALMDVQKGELKL